A DNA window from Fibrobacter sp. contains the following coding sequences:
- a CDS encoding Xaa-Pro aminopeptidase, whose protein sequence is MTASAYSQVFISSKEYNSKNIYSARRKAFMKKLDSICLVAGMPIDPGSEEAFVQTWNKMIQEPAFLYLTGINQAGCYLLLNPKTMEETLFVPRKNPFKEFWNGKRLGYLDGDNEVAHITGIKDVRPVDEIWETVQDIAAKLAKRTPDERHIYAYYFEKFKEDHNDHFKNQLQRAIKGSGVKIRSAADIHWKLRLPLEKQRIQDAEKAQDITDKAFRTVLANMSQLKNERQLGLLLDYEMQKNSDGDLAFPTIVAGGANACCLHYVKKDEPLKAGELVLLDFGIRWNSLHSDISRTIPVGGKFNPLQKMLYEIVLDSQAEYQKFVKPGVSLREIGMVPWEFIMKALDERLVKGAKGKFKLLYDVRPHGVSHFIGEQIHEGDPGSRSLDVVLEPGMLISCEPGLYGDFEATINGKHYKEKIGIRVEDDLLITKSGFRNISVSIPKTVKDLESLIK, encoded by the coding sequence ATGACTGCAAGCGCCTATTCGCAAGTTTTTATTTCGTCTAAAGAGTACAATAGCAAGAATATTTATAGCGCCCGCCGCAAGGCTTTTATGAAAAAACTGGACTCCATCTGCCTCGTGGCAGGGATGCCCATTGACCCAGGTTCCGAGGAAGCATTCGTGCAGACCTGGAACAAGATGATCCAGGAACCCGCCTTTTTGTACCTCACCGGAATCAACCAGGCCGGCTGCTATTTGCTCCTGAACCCCAAGACCATGGAAGAAACCCTTTTTGTACCCCGTAAGAACCCCTTCAAGGAATTCTGGAACGGAAAGCGCCTCGGCTATCTGGATGGAGATAATGAAGTGGCCCATATTACGGGAATCAAGGACGTTCGACCGGTCGACGAAATCTGGGAAACCGTCCAGGACATTGCTGCGAAATTGGCTAAGAGAACTCCCGACGAACGTCATATTTACGCCTACTACTTCGAGAAGTTCAAGGAAGACCACAACGATCATTTCAAGAACCAGCTCCAGCGTGCCATCAAGGGCTCCGGAGTCAAGATCCGCTCGGCAGCAGACATTCACTGGAAACTGCGCCTGCCTCTGGAAAAGCAGCGCATCCAGGACGCGGAAAAGGCCCAGGACATTACCGACAAGGCCTTCCGCACTGTTCTTGCCAACATGTCGCAGTTGAAAAACGAACGCCAGCTGGGCCTCCTTCTGGACTATGAAATGCAGAAGAACAGCGACGGCGACCTGGCGTTCCCGACCATCGTTGCGGGCGGCGCAAACGCCTGCTGCCTCCACTACGTCAAGAAGGACGAGCCTTTGAAGGCGGGGGAGCTTGTGCTCCTGGATTTCGGCATCCGCTGGAACAGTCTCCACAGCGACATTTCAAGAACCATTCCCGTAGGCGGCAAGTTCAATCCCCTGCAGAAGATGTTGTACGAAATCGTACTGGATTCCCAAGCAGAATACCAGAAGTTCGTCAAGCCCGGCGTTTCTCTCCGTGAAATCGGCATGGTGCCCTGGGAATTTATTATGAAGGCCCTGGACGAACGCCTAGTGAAGGGAGCCAAGGGCAAGTTCAAGCTGCTTTATGATGTGCGCCCCCATGGTGTGAGCCATTTCATTGGCGAGCAGATTCATGAAGGTGATCCGGGCAGCCGCTCCCTGGACGTTGTGCTGGAACCGGGCATGCTCATTTCCTGCGAGCCGGGCCTGTACGGCGATTTCGAGGCCACCATCAACGGCAAGCATTACAAGGAAAAGATCGGTATCCGCGTAGAAGACGACCTGCTCATTACCAAAAGCGGCTTCCGTAACATTTCTGTAAGCATTCCAAAGACCGTAAAGGACCTGGAATCACTTATTAAATAG
- a CDS encoding MFS transporter: MWKVKGATRYFLSILATTFVQFGVFVYAQKILAGSFNNESGMIWQTFMLQVFFVAPYILMVLLAGFFTNKFSKNKVLAWSSLAMTCFVVAQAVLVTCGCAKVAFWLSIGLGCGFAVHSAAKYGILKEMFGVRNLSYANAFLQIFGISGIIVASWLVIVGVNLIDLEALKSYAAVHKITSNSIVIPWLLAGASILGTVASFLIPKVKYENKNANMSKVKKHLTLGWRVPNLRGSIIALAMFWAFAQVFVLVFQDVSGSNVVNMFQDYMMFAIAGLMVGTIFAAHKSKDFIETGFIPMGMIGLTVCMALLPFMVNPIMLSVIYALLGFFGGMYLVPVNALLQYNTRPNNSGSVLAFANLIQALVLIAFLFGYTALTNYTSMNHKMYFLIIAGISLVVFMWTLSNLPQALVRSVLRVAFYRYKIRVVGVQNIPNEGAVLLVGNHHSFIDWAMIQMASPRALVVASNKDHFEKWYLRAIMKRLGTIRIDNNDPKPAMDKIHEALLAGKAVVMFPTGEVSKSPHVEPFSIDYSSAVEGTEASIIPFYIQGLWGSNYSYSGSDMYASAADKTVVVGFGDAIPADTDPDQVRHIVRKISIEAWSYATNFYKPIAETWLATCKKYVKNGPAIYNPDGGHFSGYKLIGAVMGFRGLLKKKLGKNEVNVGIMLPPSPAGVIVNLALWVLGKTNVNLNYTSSVDNVKYCCERAEVSTVITSRMFVQKLKGRGGDYSQVASDKVRILYAEDLMKEIPKAKIAAHLLFCAAIPTWLIKLLYFKRTKLDNNAVIVFSSGSEGTPKGIELTHRNMIGNMHQLACILNISRGDVMLSELPLFHSFGLTVTTLLNLVEGCPIVAVADPTDVKTMARVCAEFKVTCLVATPTFLRAFTVSRYVHPLIFKHVRLIIAGAEALRPELTQAFRIKFGKEIFEGYGCTETAPVASVNSENTLMNDYTTMLVNNKPGTVGMALPGTQFLIADPDTNEPLPTGEAGMILIGGCQVMKGYLKDPERTDSVIVKIDGIRYYKTGDKGKLDSDGFLTIVDRYSRFAKLGGEMVSLGAVEKKIQDTPVLEGCDYLVTTVPDAAKGEKIVLLYQGEKEPSQVLSELRATDFPPIMLPSLAFQVEKVPKLGSGKADFTTAKKVAKELVEARKG; encoded by the coding sequence ATGTGGAAAGTTAAAGGTGCTACTCGATACTTCCTCTCTATTTTAGCGACAACCTTTGTCCAGTTCGGCGTGTTCGTTTACGCCCAGAAGATTCTTGCCGGATCTTTCAACAACGAAAGCGGCATGATCTGGCAGACCTTCATGCTCCAGGTGTTCTTTGTGGCGCCCTATATCCTGATGGTCTTATTAGCAGGCTTCTTTACCAACAAGTTCTCCAAGAACAAGGTTCTTGCATGGTCCTCCTTGGCCATGACCTGCTTTGTGGTGGCCCAGGCGGTACTTGTAACCTGCGGTTGCGCCAAGGTGGCCTTCTGGCTTTCCATTGGTCTTGGCTGCGGATTTGCAGTCCATAGTGCGGCCAAGTACGGCATCCTTAAGGAAATGTTCGGTGTCCGTAACCTGAGCTATGCCAACGCCTTCCTTCAGATTTTCGGTATCTCGGGCATTATCGTTGCCTCCTGGCTTGTAATCGTAGGCGTGAACCTCATCGACCTGGAAGCCTTGAAATCCTACGCCGCAGTCCACAAGATTACCTCCAACTCCATCGTGATTCCCTGGCTTTTGGCAGGAGCCAGCATTCTTGGCACCGTGGCCAGCTTCCTCATTCCTAAGGTCAAGTACGAAAACAAGAACGCCAACATGTCCAAGGTCAAAAAGCACCTTACCCTGGGCTGGCGTGTTCCCAACCTCCGCGGCTCCATTATCGCCCTCGCCATGTTCTGGGCATTCGCTCAGGTGTTCGTTCTGGTGTTCCAGGATGTGTCCGGATCCAACGTGGTGAACATGTTCCAGGACTACATGATGTTCGCCATCGCCGGCCTCATGGTGGGTACCATCTTTGCTGCCCACAAGTCCAAGGACTTTATTGAAACCGGCTTCATTCCCATGGGTATGATCGGCCTTACGGTGTGCATGGCCTTGCTCCCGTTCATGGTCAATCCCATTATGCTTTCTGTGATTTACGCCTTGCTGGGCTTCTTCGGCGGCATGTACCTGGTGCCGGTGAATGCGTTGTTGCAGTACAACACCCGACCCAACAATTCCGGTTCCGTTCTTGCCTTTGCAAACTTGATCCAGGCCTTGGTGCTCATTGCCTTCCTCTTTGGCTACACGGCCCTCACCAATTACACCAGCATGAACCATAAGATGTACTTCCTGATTATCGCAGGCATTTCTCTTGTCGTGTTCATGTGGACTCTATCCAACCTGCCCCAGGCACTGGTCCGTTCCGTTTTGCGCGTGGCATTCTACCGCTACAAGATCCGTGTGGTAGGCGTGCAGAACATCCCCAACGAAGGTGCTGTTCTTTTGGTGGGTAACCATCACAGCTTTATCGACTGGGCCATGATCCAGATGGCATCTCCCAGAGCTCTGGTGGTGGCTAGCAACAAGGACCATTTCGAAAAGTGGTACCTCCGCGCCATCATGAAGCGCCTGGGCACCATCCGCATCGACAACAACGACCCCAAGCCCGCCATGGACAAGATCCACGAGGCTTTGCTTGCAGGCAAGGCCGTGGTCATGTTCCCCACTGGCGAAGTTTCCAAGTCTCCTCACGTGGAACCCTTCAGCATCGATTACTCCTCCGCTGTGGAAGGCACCGAAGCTTCCATTATTCCGTTCTACATCCAGGGCCTCTGGGGTTCCAACTACAGCTATAGCGGCTCCGACATGTACGCTTCCGCTGCCGACAAGACTGTGGTGGTAGGCTTCGGCGACGCTATCCCTGCTGACACCGATCCTGACCAGGTCCGCCACATTGTCCGTAAGATTTCCATTGAAGCCTGGTCCTACGCTACCAACTTCTACAAGCCTATTGCAGAAACCTGGCTTGCCACCTGCAAGAAGTACGTGAAGAACGGACCGGCCATCTATAACCCCGATGGAGGCCACTTCTCCGGCTACAAGCTTATCGGTGCCGTCATGGGCTTCCGCGGTCTTTTGAAGAAGAAACTTGGCAAGAACGAAGTGAACGTGGGTATCATGCTTCCGCCCAGCCCCGCAGGCGTTATCGTGAACCTGGCCCTCTGGGTCCTTGGCAAGACCAACGTGAACCTGAACTACACCTCCTCTGTAGACAACGTAAAGTACTGCTGCGAACGTGCAGAAGTTTCTACGGTGATTACCAGCCGCATGTTCGTGCAGAAGCTGAAGGGTAGGGGTGGAGACTACAGCCAGGTGGCATCTGACAAGGTCCGCATCCTTTACGCCGAAGACCTGATGAAGGAAATTCCCAAGGCAAAGATTGCAGCCCACTTGCTGTTCTGCGCCGCCATTCCCACATGGCTCATTAAGCTCCTGTACTTCAAGCGCACCAAGCTTGATAACAACGCCGTGATCGTGTTCAGTTCCGGTTCCGAAGGTACCCCGAAGGGCATTGAACTGACCCACCGCAATATGATCGGCAACATGCACCAGTTGGCTTGTATCTTGAATATTAGCCGTGGTGATGTGATGCTTTCTGAACTTCCGCTGTTCCATAGCTTTGGCCTTACGGTGACCACTTTGCTGAACCTTGTGGAAGGTTGCCCCATTGTGGCTGTGGCTGATCCCACCGACGTGAAGACCATGGCCCGTGTCTGTGCAGAATTCAAGGTGACCTGCCTGGTGGCAACTCCCACCTTCCTCCGTGCCTTTACCGTTAGCCGCTACGTGCATCCGTTGATCTTCAAGCACGTGCGCTTGATTATCGCCGGTGCAGAAGCCTTGCGCCCGGAATTGACCCAGGCATTCCGTATCAAGTTCGGTAAGGAAATCTTCGAAGGCTACGGCTGTACCGAAACCGCTCCGGTGGCTTCCGTGAACAGTGAAAACACTTTGATGAACGACTATACCACCATGCTGGTGAACAACAAGCCGGGAACCGTGGGTATGGCTCTTCCGGGAACCCAGTTCCTCATTGCCGACCCCGACACCAACGAACCGTTGCCCACAGGCGAAGCCGGCATGATTCTCATTGGCGGTTGCCAGGTCATGAAGGGCTACCTGAAGGATCCGGAACGTACCGACAGCGTGATCGTGAAAATCGACGGCATCCGTTACTACAAGACTGGCGACAAGGGTAAACTGGACAGCGACGGCTTCTTGACTATCGTGGACCGTTACAGCCGCTTTGCAAAGCTGGGTGGTGAAATGGTCAGCCTCGGTGCCGTGGAAAAGAAGATCCAGGATACTCCGGTCCTCGAAGGCTGCGACTACCTGGTGACCACCGTTCCCGACGCTGCCAAGGGTGAAAAGATTGTTCTCCTCTACCAGGGCGAAAAGGAACCTTCCCAGGTTCTCTCTGAACTCCGCGCCACAGACTTCCCGCCCATCATGCTTCCGTCCCTTGCATTCCAGGTGGAAAAGGTACCTAAGCTTGGTTCCGGCAAGGCCGACTTTACCACCGCCAAGAAGGTGGCCAAGGAACTTGTGGAAGCCCGCAAGGGTTAA
- a CDS encoding DUF6055 domain-containing protein yields MGKIFNSGISIGFSVFAFLGAAFSVNAATYKPVCVSAGHTLLANSEHFEICKKAKHDDGTANNATLDATVAQNALKTLENIFSVYHDSMQWMYPQPSNANEKLKSVAYIFEDSKMGALYGGANTEACVKNAAGKDECSPGLWLGSGAFKDLWGLAHEYAHGLQSVAGWMGSNATAGWICESHANWMAHQVNPTDAHYCSEALINFPYLYYGSSRDRYCNWQFMEHLKEEFGGGWKGVQAVNRMWMNKINEGEAGYDTQTPFDAMIGAYDWTYTDLTQQLGKFAMKNATLEYAGAKKQLYKKTWGDYEFSTRRTVGNGDIYRRHSRVTMLNKVEIICADTLGSEGQDCSNTGIHYEVPSYWAPQRFGYNIVRLYPESAGKVTVKFRGNVQTKAAQSYGCKGNETYWEWSAASNSWVQKNRCNLTPETMPDPGSSWTVGLVAEGADGTPRYSEMKSGTAFNLDIETKADDKALWLTVTATPKDLYTVTWDQFYYSIYRYPYMIRVENGKPEGYTKDFWTPAGYNAATQTANGYNRHKNGGGWVSTKATVASTAYVGPEAMVLGGTVSGSARIEGRALVTGGTITDDAVLEDDAWLVSGTIKGKAKVGALSIIVNSTIADNAQVYGVMWAVADKKLSGTAQLRGDLENNFSKELTQGVFYGMVDDGMLNDAMYGANFTEAPQEATPDFSYSMWYSIDEDKVSGGDVPPASIVEKKLPYRTSPALRKDGVKFDALGRGIPANHRKAAKFLKLF; encoded by the coding sequence ATGGGTAAAATTTTCAATTCCGGTATAAGTATCGGTTTTTCTGTTTTCGCTTTCTTGGGTGCGGCTTTTTCTGTAAACGCTGCCACCTACAAACCGGTCTGTGTTTCTGCAGGCCATACGCTGCTTGCAAATTCTGAACATTTCGAAATCTGCAAAAAGGCTAAGCACGACGACGGTACAGCCAACAATGCAACTTTGGATGCGACCGTTGCGCAGAATGCCTTGAAGACACTTGAGAACATCTTTTCGGTGTACCACGATTCCATGCAATGGATGTACCCGCAGCCCAGCAACGCCAACGAAAAGTTGAAGAGCGTGGCCTACATCTTTGAAGATTCCAAGATGGGAGCCCTTTACGGCGGTGCCAACACCGAAGCCTGCGTCAAGAATGCTGCGGGGAAGGACGAATGCTCTCCGGGCCTTTGGCTTGGTTCTGGAGCCTTCAAGGACCTGTGGGGCCTGGCTCACGAATACGCCCACGGCTTGCAAAGTGTTGCCGGATGGATGGGCAGTAACGCTACCGCAGGCTGGATCTGCGAATCCCACGCCAACTGGATGGCCCATCAGGTGAATCCCACCGACGCCCATTACTGCTCCGAGGCGCTGATCAATTTCCCGTACCTTTATTACGGCAGTTCCCGCGACCGCTATTGCAACTGGCAGTTCATGGAACACCTGAAAGAAGAATTCGGCGGCGGCTGGAAGGGCGTGCAGGCCGTCAATCGCATGTGGATGAACAAGATTAACGAAGGGGAGGCTGGTTACGACACCCAGACGCCTTTCGACGCCATGATCGGCGCCTACGACTGGACTTATACGGATTTGACTCAACAGCTGGGCAAGTTCGCCATGAAGAACGCCACCCTGGAATACGCCGGCGCAAAGAAGCAGCTCTACAAGAAGACCTGGGGCGATTACGAGTTCTCTACCCGTCGCACTGTAGGTAACGGCGATATCTACCGCAGGCACAGCCGCGTGACCATGCTGAACAAAGTCGAAATTATTTGCGCTGATACTTTAGGAAGCGAAGGACAAGATTGTTCCAATACAGGAATTCATTATGAAGTTCCCAGTTACTGGGCTCCCCAACGATTCGGCTACAACATCGTTCGCCTCTATCCCGAATCCGCAGGAAAGGTCACCGTGAAATTCCGCGGTAATGTACAAACCAAGGCAGCCCAAAGCTACGGCTGCAAGGGCAACGAAACCTACTGGGAATGGTCTGCAGCCTCCAATAGCTGGGTGCAGAAAAATCGCTGTAACCTGACTCCCGAAACCATGCCCGATCCTGGCTCCAGCTGGACCGTTGGCCTGGTGGCGGAAGGTGCCGACGGCACGCCCCGCTATAGCGAAATGAAATCCGGGACCGCATTCAACCTGGACATTGAAACCAAGGCCGACGATAAGGCCCTGTGGCTTACCGTGACTGCCACGCCCAAGGATTTGTACACCGTTACCTGGGACCAGTTCTACTACAGCATTTACCGCTATCCTTACATGATCCGCGTGGAAAACGGCAAGCCCGAAGGCTATACCAAGGATTTCTGGACTCCTGCTGGCTACAACGCCGCCACCCAAACTGCAAACGGTTACAACCGCCATAAAAACGGGGGAGGCTGGGTCAGCACCAAGGCTACCGTGGCATCTACCGCCTACGTAGGCCCCGAAGCTATGGTATTGGGCGGAACCGTTAGCGGAAGCGCCCGAATCGAAGGCCGAGCCCTCGTTACCGGCGGCACCATCACCGACGACGCAGTTCTTGAAGACGATGCCTGGCTCGTGAGCGGAACAATCAAGGGCAAAGCAAAGGTAGGCGCACTTTCCATTATCGTGAACAGCACCATTGCCGATAACGCACAAGTTTACGGAGTTATGTGGGCCGTGGCCGATAAGAAATTGAGCGGTACCGCACAGCTCCGCGGCGACCTGGAAAACAACTTCTCCAAGGAATTGACCCAGGGCGTGTTCTACGGCATGGTAGATGACGGAATGCTGAATGACGCCATGTACGGCGCAAACTTCACGGAAGCACCCCAGGAAGCAACTCCCGATTTCAGCTACTCCATGTGGTACTCCATCGACGAAGACAAGGTCAGTGGCGGAGATGTTCCCCCCGCAAGCATTGTCGAAAAGAAGTTGCCATACAGAACTTCTCCAGCCCTTCGAAAAGACGGCGTAAAGTTCGATGCCTTGGGCCGCGGAATCCCCGCCAACCACCGCAAAGCAGCAAAGTTCCTGAAGCTGTTCTAG
- a CDS encoding cytosine permease translates to MEKRTNLLTNALIWFGVAVSVSEIEAGLEIGVASPAGGIWLPLILGHVLGGLMLFAVGLIGAKVRLNAMETTVSTYGKYGSKFFASLNLLQLVGWIAVLNAQGAMALGGLNVPLSMPVVCVLLAVLIAVWIFIGLKNASKISMVTMSLLAVLLAVLTVKLFGAMVVGAGVTDAAGAQGAAGSAHEALTFWQIFEISIAMPLSWLPVISDYTKDVEKPFKATAVSAAVYTLASFWMYFVGIQIAGTGSDIAGAILLAGLGIPGVIIVVLSTVTTNFLAANSAGESAKSIYGKLNPKAVGVVVCALSTVLAISGIVDHYIHFLYLIASVFAPMAAVLLVAFFAVKEHLNKKWFWALNLVAWLAGFIVYQVAGGSPVGPTITSLAVSAVITLLAKLKK, encoded by the coding sequence ATGGAAAAGCGTACCAATCTTTTGACCAATGCTTTGATTTGGTTTGGCGTTGCGGTTTCTGTTTCTGAAATCGAGGCTGGTCTTGAAATTGGCGTGGCCTCCCCTGCCGGCGGAATTTGGCTGCCCTTGATTCTCGGTCATGTGCTGGGTGGCCTTATGCTTTTTGCCGTGGGCCTTATCGGTGCCAAGGTTCGCCTGAACGCCATGGAGACTACGGTTTCCACTTACGGTAAGTACGGTTCCAAGTTTTTCGCTTCCTTGAACTTGCTTCAGCTGGTGGGTTGGATTGCTGTGCTGAATGCCCAGGGGGCCATGGCTTTGGGTGGATTGAATGTGCCGCTCTCCATGCCTGTTGTTTGCGTACTTTTGGCTGTGCTGATTGCTGTGTGGATTTTCATTGGTCTTAAGAACGCCTCCAAGATTTCCATGGTGACCATGTCCCTATTGGCAGTGTTGCTGGCTGTGCTGACCGTTAAGTTGTTCGGTGCCATGGTCGTTGGTGCCGGGGTCACTGATGCCGCAGGGGCTCAGGGTGCCGCAGGTTCCGCCCACGAGGCTCTCACCTTCTGGCAGATTTTCGAGATTTCCATCGCCATGCCCCTCTCCTGGCTGCCGGTAATTTCCGACTACACCAAGGATGTGGAAAAGCCTTTCAAGGCTACGGCGGTTTCTGCTGCGGTCTATACTCTAGCAAGTTTCTGGATGTATTTCGTGGGTATTCAAATTGCAGGTACCGGTAGCGATATCGCAGGTGCAATCCTTTTGGCTGGCCTTGGTATTCCGGGCGTGATCATCGTGGTACTTTCTACTGTGACCACCAACTTCCTTGCTGCAAACTCCGCCGGCGAATCTGCAAAGTCCATCTACGGCAAACTGAATCCGAAGGCCGTTGGTGTTGTGGTTTGTGCCCTCAGCACCGTGCTCGCTATCTCTGGAATCGTGGATCACTACATCCACTTCCTTTACCTGATTGCATCTGTGTTCGCCCCTATGGCAGCGGTGCTTCTGGTAGCATTCTTTGCCGTGAAGGAACACCTGAACAAGAAGTGGTTCTGGGCCTTGAATCTTGTGGCATGGCTTGCTGGCTTCATCGTTTACCAGGTGGCAGGAGGCTCCCCTGTGGGCCCCACCATTACATCCCTCGCCGTGTCTGCTGTGATTACGCTGCTGGCTAAGTTAAAGAAGTAA
- a CDS encoding TrpB-like pyridoxal phosphate-dependent enzyme, protein MRNCSSLKLDGPCKVYLEENELPKAWYNVRADMKKKPAPLLNPGTGKPMTAAELEGVFCSELVKQELDNDTPYIEIPEDIRTFYRMYRPSPLVRAYFLEQALGTPAHIYYKFEGNNTSGSHKLNSAIAQAYYAKQQGLKGVTTETGAGQWGTALSMASAFFGIDCQVYMVKCSYEQKPFRREVMRTYGASVTPSPSMNTNVGRKINEEFPGTTGSLGCAISEAVEAAVTQEGYRYVLGSVLNQVLLHQSVIGLEAQAAFKKIGVKPDMIIGCAGGGSNLGGLISPFMGEKLRGEADYDILAIEPASCPSLTRGKYAYDFCDTGKVCPLAKMYTLGSGFIPSANHAGGLRYHGMSSILSELYDQGLMRAASVEQTKVFEAAKLFAQTEGILPAPESSHAIRATIDEALRCKETGEAKNILFGLTGTGYFDMVAYQKFNDGEMNDYIPTDEDLAKSLAQLPKVEG, encoded by the coding sequence ATGCGTAATTGCTCCTCCCTCAAGCTTGACGGCCCCTGCAAGGTCTATCTCGAAGAAAATGAACTTCCGAAGGCATGGTACAATGTCCGTGCCGATATGAAGAAGAAGCCGGCACCGCTTCTGAACCCGGGTACCGGCAAGCCCATGACCGCCGCCGAACTTGAAGGAGTTTTCTGCTCCGAACTGGTGAAGCAGGAATTGGACAACGACACTCCGTACATCGAAATTCCCGAAGACATCCGTACGTTCTACAGAATGTACCGTCCGTCTCCGCTGGTTCGTGCCTACTTCCTGGAACAGGCTCTCGGCACTCCGGCCCACATCTACTATAAGTTTGAAGGTAACAACACCAGCGGTAGCCACAAGCTGAACTCCGCTATCGCCCAGGCCTACTACGCCAAGCAGCAGGGCCTCAAGGGTGTGACCACCGAAACTGGTGCAGGCCAGTGGGGTACCGCTCTTTCCATGGCTTCTGCCTTCTTCGGCATCGACTGCCAGGTTTACATGGTGAAGTGCTCCTACGAACAGAAGCCCTTCCGCCGCGAAGTGATGCGCACCTACGGTGCTTCCGTCACCCCGTCTCCTTCCATGAACACCAATGTTGGCCGCAAGATCAACGAAGAATTCCCGGGCACCACCGGTTCTCTCGGCTGCGCCATTTCCGAAGCTGTTGAAGCTGCTGTGACTCAGGAAGGCTACCGCTATGTTCTGGGTTCTGTGCTGAACCAGGTTCTGCTGCACCAGTCCGTGATCGGCCTGGAAGCCCAGGCTGCATTCAAGAAGATCGGCGTCAAGCCCGACATGATCATCGGCTGCGCAGGTGGTGGTTCCAACCTGGGTGGTTTGATTTCCCCGTTCATGGGTGAAAAGCTCCGTGGCGAAGCTGACTACGATATTCTGGCTATCGAACCTGCAAGCTGCCCCAGCCTTACCCGCGGTAAGTACGCCTACGACTTCTGCGACACTGGTAAGGTCTGCCCGCTGGCCAAGATGTACACCCTCGGTTCCGGCTTCATTCCGTCTGCAAACCACGCCGGTGGCCTCCGCTACCACGGCATGAGCTCCATCCTTTCTGAACTCTACGATCAGGGCCTCATGCGCGCTGCTTCCGTGGAACAGACCAAGGTGTTCGAAGCTGCCAAGCTGTTTGCCCAGACCGAAGGTATCCTCCCGGCTCCGGAATCCAGCCACGCTATCCGCGCTACCATCGACGAAGCTCTCCGCTGCAAGGAAACCGGCGAAGCCAAGAACATTCTGTTCGGCCTGACTGGTACCGGCTACTTCGACATGGTTGCTTACCAGAAGTTCAACGACGGTGAAATGAACGACTACATTCCGACCGACGAAGACCTGGCTAAGAGCCTTGCTCAGCTCCCGAAGGTTGAAGGCTAA
- a CDS encoding polysaccharide deacetylase family protein: protein MSFMSISVFALAFSGLAAYAMAATPFATVPWNGHVGAASFTFDDAMEDQIKNLTPILQDMPEVRVTFFLSNMGGNNLHRNGAGFANLAKMGNEIGNHTDGHLQLPDQSADKLKSEITDFATEIEEVMAENGAEVNVTAVATPFCANNETVSGEIDKRHFINRDCGWHGRNDWDVEPKWLGMASRVWNSSATAADELLGALDTAAYIGNFAGANPWEVQVKGGSWLVLLNHGVSNEGGMSMTPEEIKSAFQRAIKNDLWTAPFSTVGAYHMAHFTLDKAEAKADGDSYKVSWELPHQHLPKSIPLKVKLTEEFLKESGFAATDKIVLVQNDKEISPAADGSYTLEFTALGVTIRKQETQSIGRPVKQELRNPGHNLMYDLNGKRLETKNTHKVKVFR, encoded by the coding sequence ATGAGTTTCATGTCGATTTCAGTTTTTGCTTTGGCCTTTAGCGGTCTTGCCGCTTATGCAATGGCAGCAACACCTTTTGCCACGGTTCCATGGAACGGGCATGTGGGTGCCGCAAGCTTCACCTTTGACGATGCCATGGAAGATCAGATCAAGAACCTCACCCCCATTCTGCAAGATATGCCCGAGGTGAGGGTCACGTTCTTCCTTTCTAACATGGGCGGAAACAACCTCCACCGAAACGGTGCGGGCTTTGCAAACCTGGCCAAGATGGGTAACGAAATCGGAAACCACACCGACGGGCACTTGCAGCTCCCCGACCAGAGCGCAGACAAGCTGAAATCCGAGATCACGGACTTTGCCACTGAAATCGAAGAGGTCATGGCCGAAAACGGGGCTGAGGTTAACGTGACCGCCGTGGCAACGCCATTCTGTGCCAACAACGAAACCGTTTCTGGCGAAATCGACAAGCGTCATTTTATTAACCGCGACTGCGGCTGGCATGGCCGCAACGACTGGGATGTGGAACCCAAGTGGCTAGGCATGGCTTCTCGCGTGTGGAATTCCTCTGCCACCGCCGCCGATGAACTTTTGGGCGCGTTGGATACTGCCGCCTACATCGGGAATTTTGCCGGAGCCAATCCCTGGGAAGTTCAGGTGAAGGGCGGCTCCTGGCTTGTGCTTTTGAACCATGGCGTCTCCAACGAAGGCGGCATGAGCATGACCCCCGAAGAAATCAAGAGCGCCTTCCAGCGGGCCATTAAAAACGACTTGTGGACTGCGCCCTTCAGCACCGTTGGTGCCTACCACATGGCTCATTTTACTTTGGATAAGGCCGAGGCCAAGGCCGATGGCGACAGCTACAAGGTCAGCTGGGAACTGCCCCACCAGCATTTGCCCAAGAGCATTCCCCTGAAAGTCAAGCTTACCGAAGAGTTCCTGAAGGAATCGGGCTTTGCCGCCACCGACAAGATTGTGCTGGTCCAGAACGATAAGGAAATCTCCCCCGCCGCCGACGGCAGCTACACTCTGGAATTTACAGCCCTGGGCGTTACCATCCGCAAGCAGGAAACCCAATCCATCGGCAGGCCCGTCAAGCAGGAACTGCGTAATCCAGGTCACAATTTAATGTACGACTTGAACGGAAAACGCCTCGAAACCAAGAACACACACAAAGTCAAGGTTTTTAGATAA